A genomic stretch from Carassius auratus strain Wakin chromosome 37, ASM336829v1, whole genome shotgun sequence includes:
- the ifnphi4 gene encoding interferon phi 4: MELRLVQLCLLLSVCGFSSVLGCRWIKHKFHHHHRVSVDLIRKMGEKIHNDHEDVNPIPYELINNHRSAEPEKQILFVIQALKEITVLFDDAIVPWDAKKLEDFLNVMHEEIDGLRSCGAFKMKRNKKLHLYFERLRRMAELNTEGRDHSWEIVRKRIISFMNQLEFFSFNTHV, translated from the exons ATGGAGCTTCGTTTGGTGCAGCTGTGTCTTCTTCTGTCTGTGTGCGGGTTCAGCTCTGTGCTGGGCTGCAGGTGGATCAAACACAAGTTTCATCACCACCATAGAGTCTCTGTGGATCTGATCAGAAAGATG GGTGAGAAAATCCATAATGACCATGAAGATGTCAACCCAATCCCGTATGAACTGATCAATAACCACAGAAGCGCAGAG CCTGAGAAACAGATCCTGTTCGTCATTCAGGCTCTGAAGGAGATCACTGTCCTCTTTGACGATGCTATCGTCCCCTGGGATGCTAAAAAACTGGAAGATTTCTTAAATGTCATGCATGAGGAGATTGATGGACTGCGCTCATgt GGTGCTTTCAAAATGAAGAGGAACAAAAAGTTGCATCTGTATTTTGAAAGACTGAGACGAATGGCAGAGCTGAACACG GAGGGTAGAGATCACAGCTGGGAGATCGTCAGAAAACGGATCATAAGTTTCATGAACCAGCTGGAGTTCTTCTCTTTCAACACTCATGTTTAA
- the cd79b gene encoding B-cell antigen receptor complex-associated protein beta chain isoform X1, which produces MSCSSWFKAVYNASGCTCCLVSFIMPCMFLGLTSAANLKMTFAILNEICLMYFLFIHHIFSAEENVHLFQKPRFVGVKTGRTVTIYCVPSNPTLSIHVKWYKGELYKKQLKNSHKIKIIEKSDKVNASITIKKVEIEDSGTYFCQLNRTLGPGTELQVSRYSDPQTILRRSRVKDVIIFLQAILLVLCVVVPLVQIYKLEQKEDAIYEEPEDDHIYEGLEVERCGGADLYEDITVYARDTEAAWEVESPDQE; this is translated from the exons ATGTCATGTAGTTCATGGTTTAAAGCCGTTTATAATGCCTCGGGATGTACTTGCTGTTTAGTGTCTTTCATAATGCCATGCATGTTTCTTGGTTTGACTTCTGCTGCTAACTTGAAAATGACCTTTGCGATATTAAACGAGATCTGTCTTATGTATTTTCTCTTCATCCATCACATCTTTTCAGCTGAAGAAAATGTCCACTTGTTCCAGAAGCCACGATTTGTGGGTGTGAAGACCGGTCGGACTGTGACAATATACTGTGTGCCATCTAATCCAACATTGTCGATTCATGTAAAGTGGTACAAAGGCGAGCTTTACAAAAAACAACTCAAGAACAGCCACAAAATTAAGATAATAGAGAAGAGTGATAAAGTAAATGCCTCCATTACCATAAAGAAAGTGGAGATTGAGGACAGTGGCACTTACTTTTGCCAACTGAACAGAACGCTTGGACCGGGAACTGAGCTGCAAGTTTCCA GATACAGTGATCCCCAGACTATCTTGAGGAGATCGAGAGTCAAGGATGTTATCATTTTCCTTCAGGCTATACTCCTGGTTTTGTGTGTCGTCGTTCCTCTGGTTCAGATTTACAAACTG GAGCAGAAAGAAGATGCGATTTATGAAGAGCCTGAGGATGATCACATATATGAA GGGTTGGAGGTTGAGCGGTGTGGTGGTGCAGATCTGTATGAGGACATCACTGTTTATGCCCGGGACACAGAAGCAGCATGGGAAGTCGAGTCCCCAGACCAAGAGTGA
- the cd79b gene encoding B-cell antigen receptor complex-associated protein beta chain isoform X2: MHYFLLGSSVMALIYLSAEENVHLFQKPRFVGVKTGRTVTIYCVPSNPTLSIHVKWYKGELYKKQLKNSHKIKIIEKSDKVNASITIKKVEIEDSGTYFCQLNRTLGPGTELQVSRYSDPQTILRRSRVKDVIIFLQAILLVLCVVVPLVQIYKLEQKEDAIYEEPEDDHIYEGLEVERCGGADLYEDITVYARDTEAAWEVESPDQE, encoded by the exons ATGCATTACTTCCTGCTGGGATCTTCAGTCATGGCACTAATTTACCTCTCAG CTGAAGAAAATGTCCACTTGTTCCAGAAGCCACGATTTGTGGGTGTGAAGACCGGTCGGACTGTGACAATATACTGTGTGCCATCTAATCCAACATTGTCGATTCATGTAAAGTGGTACAAAGGCGAGCTTTACAAAAAACAACTCAAGAACAGCCACAAAATTAAGATAATAGAGAAGAGTGATAAAGTAAATGCCTCCATTACCATAAAGAAAGTGGAGATTGAGGACAGTGGCACTTACTTTTGCCAACTGAACAGAACGCTTGGACCGGGAACTGAGCTGCAAGTTTCCA GATACAGTGATCCCCAGACTATCTTGAGGAGATCGAGAGTCAAGGATGTTATCATTTTCCTTCAGGCTATACTCCTGGTTTTGTGTGTCGTCGTTCCTCTGGTTCAGATTTACAAACTG GAGCAGAAAGAAGATGCGATTTATGAAGAGCCTGAGGATGATCACATATATGAA GGGTTGGAGGTTGAGCGGTGTGGTGGTGCAGATCTGTATGAGGACATCACTGTTTATGCCCGGGACACAGAAGCAGCATGGGAAGTCGAGTCCCCAGACCAAGAGTGA